tttattgacaacTAAAAAAACACTGTAGAATCTTCTTTACATATGATAAAAAAGACTCTTTATTTCCAACCAATTATGATTTTGAAGACACTTGAatgcattacaattttaaagccataattttattgttatagttaattttttatttatttattaatctatctttatttaaatacaatgcaATCTTTTGTGATATTGTCAAAAGGgttaaatacttaaaacaatgtttttatttcttattatgtaAAACAAGAaagagaatataaatattttaggaaggACGCCAGTATGAGATTTGTTGTAAGCACTTTCCAAAGATACACCTCTGACCATACATAATTACTTCATCAGGTTGTAGGATTTATATCAAGACAGATGAAgaatcttaaaatgttttacataattGCTCATCTACATATGATTTTTACAccttatattcaaaaatattataaagatttaTGATAAGTTTCTTGTTACTcatgatataatttttcttcatttaaacaacaattttttagacATTTCTCTTTCACTCTTTGAACTCATTAAATGAGGGTTGAgagtaaacaaatttaactgtattataattgttattgatcaaattttttttatctaatcatatttttatttttaggatgtAGTTCAatgtgatttcttaaaattaaaagtcttaCATGAAAATGATGATGCATGCAACCATGCTGATTTAAGAATACTATATGAAAGCATCGATATTGTTGTGTTTTCTTTGGTTCTTGAATATTTGCCAGCAAGAGAAcaacgttttaaattttgcttaaaagctTGGGATGTGCTTCGAAAAAACGGTTTATTAATCATTATCACTCCTGATTCCAAGAGTTTGCAACATAATGCTCCAATGATGAAGAGTtggaaaaaatgtttagaacaTATAGGTTTCTTTCGGTTTAAATATGAGAAACTAACTCATTTACACTGTATggcttttagaaaaacaaatcgAATATTAGATTCATCCTTTTGTTTACAGTCATTATCAGAACTTATGTTTATAcctcaagattttaaaaaatatgaattatcaaaaacttataCTGAAAGAGCTGAACATGAAAATCTTAATGTTATTCAACAGTTTTCTGTGCTTCCAAGTGActattcatttgaaaatcaagGCTGAAAGTTATCCATTAatctcaaaatcttttttttttctttttaatcaactaagaaaaattttatgctttttatctTTCTGCCATTATATGATCCTGAGAACTAAAAtcataaaagtgaaatttgcAGTTTTGCGACTTTAACACAATTTGgcgctaaactttttttttttgtctcgcTTGAAAAGATTTCAAGATACTTCCAAAAAATTGCacaatcagttttaaaatgccCAAAACTCTCACAATTTGTAACATTTGCTCATATTTCTTGGATTGTAATGGAATCCTTACACTTAGAGCATAAAGGGATTATACTAATTAAAACTTCTTGGATCATAATTAtggataaaatttatgtaaatttgtgAGAATCGGAagaattagtaaattaattagCTTGTAGGTGTTGATTACCTTATATTGAACAAGGATTTGTTGTTGGTAGGAAATAGCGCTTGAAGAAATATGTTAAtgaatttaagtaatcattCAAGAAAATTAGTATTATACATTTGTGTTTCCATCTcacaataatgaagaaaaacaaatatgttcATGTTACTGAACCAATTTAATCAAGAATCAGATTGgattaataatagaataatatattttatttttgcataatcaGGAGCTTCAGTGATTCGtttcaaatatgaatatttaaacaataaaatcattaattttgaaaatgggcGAGAAAGCCaaagaaagtaataaagttTCATGTATTGGCTATTAATTGCCACTgcttttttccttacttttacGCACCCAAATGTGTTAGTGGGAAAGAAAGTGTgagaattaataatatattttaataaatgcataacaTTTAGCaactgtgtaatttttttcgaattctaAGCTAATGTATACAGAAAGATTTTATTCTGAACTCAACTCAAGGTTGTGAAATTAAAAGATTACCAAATATATtaaggttttttatttattgagaaaatagaTTACCATGAATATTAGCTTTTAATAactttagttttatgaaatttagtttttaaataataggaaTTATGCTATGCACATTTTTGTATGAAAGAAGAATGAAAAAGTTTGACGCTCTTCTTAAAGTTTTGATTGTCTATCAGTCAATTGTTTGGGCATTTTTATTTCGATGAAAACACGTAACAAAATAGCCAAGTATAGCATGCAGTACACATTTGAAAAGCTGATGATCATTAAGTGCAGGTTCTCTTGGATGATACCATATTTTATAATGGaggaactaaaaaataatgtcGATGTCTAATTCAAATATATGATGAAAGATGATaatgatcataataaaatttttaattcagtagCCGAGATCgagatgcaaaataaaaaagaatattttatctgAGTGTcactatgtaaaaaaattaattttgcttaataatagGCACAGATCTTGGGATATAAATACCTCCACGACCTGcctacatacatacatattccTTTTCACACCAAATTAGAGCATAGGGCTTCTATCATAGCTTTCCATCTCACTCTATTTATGGCCTGATATTTTGCCTCTCTCCATGTCTTTCCTGTTGTTATGACCTGCCTAATCATAAGGCAATTCAAAAGTGTAGTACTGGAAAGATCCATTAAAGGTGCATTATCAAAAAAACACAGCCAAAATTCACGCTAATTTAGCCAACCCCATgatgtcaaattttaatttaaataatttggttgAAGATTTAAGGctaaggtttatatatttgttaaaaattaaagtaagccTAATAACTTACATGCTGATCTTTGATGTGCTGGAAGTCTGTGTTAACGAAAATAGACACAGCTCAagatgcgtgtttaagaaaacagCTCAAATTGCTTTCTTACAAAAATGGACACGGCTCAAAACAcatgtttacgaaaatggacacaacacaaaaagtatgtttacaaaaatggatACTGCTCTAAATGCACGATTACAAAACTGCACACAGCAAAATAATTTGCCTTTCAGTTTTCACccttaatttagtttataaaaagtaatgcttacttttccttacttatttataaactgAGCATAATCTTTATGGAATAAAATACTATACAAtatattaaagatataatttttcaggTGATGTCTTCATATTTAGAACTcaaatcaaaaagtaaattttaaaactaaattcctACAACCAGGGGTGATATAGGGATGTTGGGTTTATCATGTCTAAAAACTGGAAGCAGAGCATGTGATTTTTCTGAGCACGTTATaatgacataaatttattaCCACTATTATTCAAGCTAtgttcatttttgtaaacactCATGCTGAGCTCTGTCCAGATTTTAAAACTCATTGATAAACTGTTGAAATGCTCTTTACAAAATCATGTAGATTTGCAATAAAATCGTCGCAAATTAAGTGCATCTAAGTGATTCGTTAAATGCGCATTTTGAAATTCACCATACATaatcatagatttaaaaatttgagattttaaaaatcagatgaaAACTCATagaaataattgttgaaaataagGTCATATTGGATTTACTGTTACATTCTGGTCGAAATCACTTGGATTTGCTGTTAAATTATCGCTAATGGACTTCATAGAAAAGCGATTTAACAGATGTGGAATTTGAAACTCTCCTGACTAATTAATGTcctattaaaaatcaatatctaAAATGTGGAAATCCGTAGCAATATTAACAACAACTGAAACTGCGGTTGTTAAAACCAcataaacttataattaaattatcaacaaTTTAGTGCacagaaaagtatttaatcaaGTGCATGATTTGAAACATGCCAGatgtattaatataatattaaaaaatagggaTTTTAAAAGCCAAATGAAAACCTGTAccaatagtttttgaaatttcaattgatttatAACTAAATCTTCGTTAAGCTAGTGCATAGGAAAGATATTCATCAATGTTTCCATATTAATTTTGCCAGTCGAATAATTACcatattaaaaaagtgaaattttaaaatccttgtaaAAAAACTGTCGTAATAGcaaccataaaagaaaaacatgaattGGCGCCAATCAAGtgcatcaaaaatttatcattcagATTCGGAATTTGCGATCCGTTATAAGgttgtattaaaatttcgaGATATGAAAAACATCTGTACCAAAAGCTAGCGGAAAAGTAATCAACCAAACGCACGAGAATTCACGGTAGTATCGTTGTGTATTGAATGTCGAGAATTGATACATAATTCAAACCTGCTATTCAAAATTCgtctttcataaaaatgaatctaaaaagttcaaaattttgaaaacaatacaCAAATCTGTTGCAATAACAGCAGAAAAACGTCattggcataaaaaaaaatttcgaattttacagaaaattaatgaagtttgGCTTAGCTGTTATACaccaaagagccattacattttgaccaccctgctaataatatgtaggaccacctttagccctcaaaactgctcgCACctgccgtggcattgattccacaaagtgcggataggtagtctgagatatctggtaccaagcgctcaccaactggtcctgcaattccctcataTTGcaagggggtagcgtggcagcacaaATTTGGTTTTCTAAGTAGGAcgacaaatgctctattggattaaggtcaggtgaatttgggggccaagacaagacttgaaagtcactggaatgttcctcgaaccaatccatgacgattcgacccttatgacatgatgcattatcctgttggtaaacaccattcctcgcaggaaaaactgttgccatgaatggatgaacctggtctgcaactatgttcaagtagcttacaggcGTCGGGGAtcgttctatgaggattatgggtcctaatgtgccccatgaaaacattgttcctgggcgagaaaccatgaaaacctgggcgagcccattgttatagatggagggtggtcataatgtaatggctcttcaaTGTATATTATACAACAAAAACTTTCATATGGATCATGAGGATTTGAATATCCATTTGTTTCATATAGCAACATTGCATTACATTATATGTAAGCGTATATATGGTAGCGGTAGAATGTATTTCAAAACCGTCAAAAAGGTATCTTTTCTGTAATTTGTGTTAAATGGTGATGAAGCTCAAATTATTGCTCTTTCgagattttgaaacttttttctttgcatacaaaaaggaatgaaatctctaaatcataaattaatttccataattttcagctctttttaaaattgtgtattttcaTGGCTGTAAAATCAGTGTTTCTGCCTTATGTTTGcgattatttcataaatttgtatactagtgatttgcataacatattatttatggtacgtgatttttgtaaaagtatagCAGAAAAATCCTGTAAATTctataatatgtattatattgGACAATCTTGTAATAAATTACACTTAAGAAATAATGTACATGTctaatatcaataattataaccatatttctaattttaatgccgaattttcacattttaattatattatacctAACAATAATGACAGATATGATATgaaaaatcactattttttttaaaattcgaaaccCTTATaacgtttaatttaaattacctcTTCAATAATAACCCaagcaatatacaatttttgaaacttcttttaTTCTACGGAGATGAGAATTACCCACAAGTACCGCgattttaagagttaaaaatagccacagatattttattaattctttgaaTAACACTTTcaactttgatttaaatattaataaacttcaGAATTCTTTCTCTTCCTCTTATAATAAGCACTTTTCTTTCTtagtaaataatctttttaagaatatattttctaaaataaaatctgattatCAAAATAACTACCTCACAATTCCTGTTATTTCCCCCTtagatttagaaatttaattttgtttgtaacttttgaacttttaattgtaacttttgaagtttcaaacaacttttcaaatatctttcaaaatttaactgatttttattcaaattttattcattataactTTAAACATATTGTCATGGGTGAtatgaaaattgttaataacaaaGGTATCTAATTTGTACCTTCTAAGGGAAATTTAAGCCTATTCTTAAGATTTAGCATTACTTTTGAGTTTTGTAGAGGATAttgattctattatttttaaaacatctagaATTTAATCCATACGTGTATAGTTCTTTACTGATTggaaatagaaattatattttaaatttatacaatgtcTTTTTGACAACTCTCATCTAATTAAATTTGGTGGCTTTAagcttaaaaatctaattattcattttgaattcattaggaaacattttattatatgtcCTATTGATGATGCTTCTGGTAACTATgccttattttgtaaatatttttaccttaatttattGGATATGTAAACTTTGTTCTGATAACTATAGCactattattaaaagcaatttttgctttaaataaatttaaaagttacaacaTTAAATTACCCTATATTACTATCTCCCCAAAGTTTCACAAGTatctattaaatttagttttatcactTGCAATATTAATACATATATGAATGCACCAAGAAAATTGTTTGcgaaatattaaatcttttatttaatgatatatttatgatttgggctttacttttattattaaaaataataaaccacttattacttttattgataattacTCTATCACATACATTTAGTCTTATAACTTTAAAGCTCTTCTTACAAGCATACCCCTTGACAATGTTTTTCCTCctacttttatgattttatcagtatttttcatacaaattttgaatatttgcaaaacattatttatttctgtacttttaatatttttatttttaatggtgaAGGTGTCTTACTGGAAATTGTTGGTATACACCAAGGCGCTAATTTTTCAAGTATTCTTGTCTTACTAGCCTTTTTTTacagtactttaaaaaaatgctgtaattTCAGTTAGGAATggcttcaaatttattaatgattttattgttttcaattttattattactgttgACACTGTATAACCAAATGAATTAACTTTAGTAAAAACTAATCTTCACACTTCCttgattcatttattatattaatctcTTCTAAAATACAAAtcgatatttttgataaaagaaataatttttcttttcctgtcaacaaattaatttactggaattctaatatttatgtttacagAAATGTAGTTTCATCGCAAATTaatcacattaaatttatttgtaatattgaagatcttattacaaataattgcaaatgtttgcattttgaataataatatccCTATTAGATTAGTGGGCATATACTTGTTTTAGTTAAAGATGGCCTATGGTATGAAGTAATGCTTAGCTTGACGCTGTGGTTGAATCATCTAATCATTGAAGGTTCGATTGGTTTGCCTTTAAACATAATTGAGTGCCTGTTTGTATTCGTAATCACTTAGCTTGGTTTTAatatcattcaattttatttatttcgatttcatttctttcaattttttcttcccAACTTATAACTTTAGGttttctaatgattggatttgtTAACTAATTCAATACTCGAACATGCAACATTTGACATTCATCTTAAAGATTGAGTTTTTCTTCCATTGAA
This region of Parasteatoda tepidariorum isolate YZ-2023 chromosome X1, CAS_Ptep_4.0, whole genome shotgun sequence genomic DNA includes:
- the LOC107439174 gene encoding S-adenosylmethionine sensor upstream of mTORC1 isoform X1; this translates as MSSITHQELTHVIKGVHDELRKSYQLIGDFDHVWNCHLADVNIRKAYASAMIKLATEVWNDKESRIHWSYKTCIDYFLNDGIKHSLLRELKIQRKWSPSFGEDIEYLCHLSEEKNNYKNFDRKLQLLDVGSCYNPFSKFPIFECLAIDITPATKDVVQCDFLKLKVLHENDDACNHADLRILYESIDIVVFSLVLEYLPAREQRFKFCLKAWDVLRKNGLLIIITPDSKSLQHNAPMMKSWKKCLEHIGFFRFKYEKLTHLHCMAFRKTNRILDSSFCLQSLSELMFIPQDFKKYELSKTYTERAEHENLNVIQQFSVLPSDYSFENQG